The genomic DNA TTTAAGAGTGCGATGGGGGTGGTCGGTGTGACTGCAACAGGGGTGGGTGATTCGGGTCCTACCCCCATTTCGTCTTATACCCCGTTTGTCATGGTTCATTTAAATGCGATACAAAATATTTTGCAAAAGGATTTTTTAAAGGTTCTGTCTCGATTTTTAGAGCTTTGTCTTCTCTTCATCGTATGTTTTTTGACGACCCTGATTAGTTATGGAACTCGGTCTTTCTGGGCTGCTTTGGGGGCGCTTACCTTTTTTATTGTTTTTACCATTGTTGACTTCTTCTTATTCATGGAAATGAATTGGCATTTGCCGTGGGTGGTTCCGTCGCTCGCCATCTTCACTTCTTATTTAATGGCAACCACGAACCGTTTCTGGATTGAGGAGAAGGAGAAACGTTTTGTGAAAAAGGCTTTTCGTCATTATGTATCCGGTTCCGTGATGGAAAAAGTTTTAAAAGATCCAAAGACATTGGCCTTAGGCGGGAAGCGAGAGGATTTAACCGTTCTTTTTTCGGATATCCGTCAGTTTTCTTCCTATTGTGAAAGGAATGCTCCGGAAACAGTGGTTTCAATTTTGAATGAATATTTTGATGCCATGACGGAGATTATTTTTAAATATGGTGGAACACTCGATAAATATTTGGGGGACGGAATGCTCGCTATTTTTGGGGCGCCTCTTCCTTTGGAGAGGGATCATGCCCTTTGTGCGGTTGAAGCCGCTTTTGAGATGCAAAAGAAACTCAAGGGGCTTCATGAAAAATGGATCCGTGAGGGATGGGAGCCCCTTTCGATGGGGGTGGGTATTAACACAGGACCCATGGTGGTAGGTAACATGGGATCAAGTCATGTGATGAATTATACGGTGATTGGAGATCAAGTCAATCTAGCAGCCCGTATCGAAGGGCTCACACGTCAGTTCAATGTTGAAATTATCATCAGCGAGGCAACTTATCAACGCGTCTCTCCCCAATGGCTCGGTCGTTCTTTGGGGGAGGTAAAGGTTAAAGGGCGGGAAAAAGGGGTATCCATTTATGCCATTGAAGGAAGGAAATG from Chlamydiota bacterium includes the following:
- a CDS encoding adenylate/guanylate cyclase domain-containing protein is translated as MSNILTQKWVKIFLITLFSFLIFSFASHGRLLRQIELKGLDVKFAIRGFRSADSRVFLIGIDDPSLQALGRWPWPRSQHAALLQTLSETPPSALGFDILFTHKDESNPEADQALIQMSRLFDGLVYAAYFVEEKSGTQIFEPAWKRAVLEKNELPFLRNCPLNLRVAEDLQIPFQELSQSVHLGFINAPRDEDGSVRRIPLIFRYRGRVFSSFALRLILDHEGLSNDSVKWVGNLTIRLDLKEGFIDIPVDSQGNYFVNYRSSLEDVHSTRFAEVLRQRRVFKSAMGVVGVTATGVGDSGPTPISSYTPFVMVHLNAIQNILQKDFLKVLSRFLELCLLFIVCFLTTLISYGTRSFWAALGALTFFIVFTIVDFFLFMEMNWHLPWVVPSLAIFTSYLMATTNRFWIEEKEKRFVKKAFRHYVSGSVMEKVLKDPKTLALGGKREDLTVLFSDIRQFSSYCERNAPETVVSILNEYFDAMTEIIFKYGGTLDKYLGDGMLAIFGAPLPLERDHALCAVEAAFEMQKKLKGLHEKWIREGWEPLSMGVGINTGPMVVGNMGSSHVMNYTVIGDQVNLAARIEGLTRQFNVEIIISEATYQRVSPQWLGRSLGEVKVKGREKGVSIYAIEGRK